In Acidimicrobiales bacterium, the following proteins share a genomic window:
- a CDS encoding ice-binding family protein, with protein MFIVGTLVIAVVILAGLTVRRWRVRATVLAFVAAAIALLTPAGTASAAVVPTVPLGVASSFAVLGAETVTNVGPTTLDGDLGVSPGTAIVGFPPGQVLAPWTTYANDAVAASAQAALTTAYVNAATRSVDNDITAQLSGVTLIPGVSAGPGGGALLNSGNLTFDGQGLTDPVFIIQAAELTTATGSTMTLINGADACNVYWQIGSSATLGTSSVFQGTIMALASVSVLSGATVHGRALARTAAVTLIDDTFTSSACVDDETTTTTTTTTEAPTTEGTTTEGTTTEGPTTEAPTTDGGTTTTTTTTTTGGSSGVPFTGTTAPGSTTPDGSITTRPGDSTYRGSTTSGPSARRGPDVPAGPGVPGVSGPPRTGGAPAALDGPGGREGDTTVAFGAAGCVGLALIARDRTKRPTARPR; from the coding sequence ATGTTCATCGTGGGAACCCTCGTCATCGCCGTCGTCATCCTCGCCGGCCTCACCGTGCGACGCTGGCGCGTGAGGGCCACGGTGCTGGCGTTCGTCGCCGCCGCCATCGCTCTCCTCACCCCGGCTGGGACGGCCAGCGCCGCCGTCGTCCCGACCGTCCCCCTCGGTGTCGCCTCCAGCTTCGCCGTGCTCGGAGCCGAGACCGTGACCAACGTCGGTCCGACCACGCTGGATGGCGACCTCGGCGTCTCCCCCGGGACCGCCATCGTCGGGTTCCCGCCCGGCCAGGTCCTCGCTCCCTGGACGACCTACGCCAACGACGCCGTCGCCGCCTCGGCCCAGGCCGCCCTGACCACGGCCTACGTCAACGCTGCCACCCGATCGGTCGACAACGACATCACGGCACAGCTCAGCGGGGTCACCCTCATCCCCGGCGTCAGCGCCGGCCCCGGCGGCGGCGCCCTGCTCAACAGCGGCAACCTCACCTTCGACGGCCAAGGCCTGACCGACCCGGTGTTCATCATCCAGGCCGCCGAGCTCACCACCGCCACCGGCAGCACCATGACGCTCATCAACGGCGCCGACGCCTGCAACGTCTACTGGCAGATCGGGAGCTCGGCGACCCTCGGCACCAGCTCGGTGTTCCAGGGCACGATCATGGCCCTCGCCTCGGTCTCGGTGCTCTCCGGGGCCACCGTCCACGGGCGAGCGCTGGCCCGCACCGCCGCCGTCACCCTCATCGACGACACCTTCACCTCCTCGGCCTGCGTCGACGACGAGACCACCACCACGACGACCACGACCACCGAGGCCCCCACGACCGAGGGCACCACGACCGAGGGCACCACGACCGAGGGCCCCACCACCGAGGCCCCCACGACCGACGGCGGGACCACCACCACGACGACCACGACCACGACGGGCGGCAGCTCGGGCGTGCCCTTCACCGGCACCACGGCCCCCGGTTCCACCACCCCCGACGGCAGCATCACGACCCGCCCCGGAGACAGCACGTACCGGGGCAGCACCACGTCGGGACCCAGTGCCCGCCGGGGCCCGGACGTCCCGGCCGGACCGGGTGTCCCCGGCGTCTCCGGCCCGCCCCGGACCGGTGGCGCACCGGCTGCCCTCGACGGGCCCGGTGGACGTGAGGGCGACACCACGGTCGCCTTCGGCGCCGCCGGGTGCGTCGGGCTGGCCCTGATCGCCAGGGATCGCACCAAGCGCCCCACTGCCCGTCCGCGCTGA